One stretch of Gammaproteobacteria bacterium DNA includes these proteins:
- a CDS encoding oxygen-independent coproporphyrinogen III oxidase-like protein, which produces MPSFPTPPPLSLYIHLPWCVRKCPYCDFNSHALRGELEENRYVDALLRDLTLDAPLAGGRTIETIFFGGGTPSLFSPAAITRLLAGVREHVPLAADAEITLEANPGTVELARFQGFRAAGINRLSIGVQSFDDQKLHALGRIHGRGEALRAAEAARAAGFDNFNLDLMYGLPDQDVDQALADVRTAIAASPTHLSLYQLTLEPNTLFHAQPPTLPDELTIDAMQEALLAQVAAAGYQRYEVSAYARAGAQCRHNRNYWEFGDYLGIGAGAHAKLTNADHITRLSKTRHPESYLAKAGTPAARATLHTIARADVIFEFMLNALRLCDGFTSALFSERTGLALADIEPALRLARERGLLEESGTRLRPTQRGQQFLNDLQLLFLPAPSTETH; this is translated from the coding sequence ATGCCATCCTTCCCTACACCGCCGCCGCTGTCGCTCTACATCCACTTGCCGTGGTGCGTACGCAAGTGCCCTTATTGCGACTTCAATTCGCATGCGTTGCGCGGTGAGCTGGAAGAAAACCGCTACGTCGACGCGCTGCTGCGCGACTTAACGCTCGATGCGCCACTCGCCGGCGGGCGCACGATCGAGACGATCTTCTTCGGCGGCGGTACACCGAGCCTATTCAGCCCAGCAGCAATTACGCGGCTGCTTGCCGGCGTGCGCGAGCACGTCCCGCTCGCGGCCGACGCCGAGATCACACTCGAAGCGAATCCGGGCACGGTCGAACTCGCACGCTTTCAAGGTTTCCGCGCCGCCGGCATCAATCGACTGTCGATCGGCGTGCAAAGTTTCGACGACCAAAAGCTGCACGCGCTCGGCCGCATTCATGGGCGCGGTGAAGCACTGCGCGCGGCCGAAGCGGCGCGCGCGGCCGGCTTCGACAACTTCAATTTGGATTTGATGTACGGCCTGCCGGATCAAGATGTCGACCAAGCGCTGGCCGATGTCCGCACTGCCATCGCCGCGTCGCCGACGCACTTATCGCTGTACCAACTCACACTCGAACCGAACACGCTGTTTCATGCGCAGCCGCCGACGTTGCCGGATGAGCTGACGATCGACGCGATGCAGGAAGCGTTACTCGCGCAAGTGGCCGCTGCCGGCTACCAGCGTTATGAAGTGTCGGCCTACGCACGTGCCGGTGCGCAGTGTCGGCACAATCGCAATTACTGGGAATTCGGCGACTACCTCGGTATCGGTGCCGGCGCGCACGCGAAACTGACCAACGCCGATCACATCACCCGCTTGTCGAAGACGCGCCATCCCGAGTCCTATCTTGCTAAGGCCGGCACACCGGCGGCGCGCGCGACCCTGCATACGATCGCGCGCGCCGATGTCATTTTTGAATTCATGTTGAATGCACTGCGACTGTGTGACGGCTTTACGAGCGCGCTCTTCAGCGAACGCACCGGTCTCGCCCTCGCGGATATCGAACCCGCCCTACGGCTGGCGCGGGAACGCGGATTGTTGGAAGAAAGCGGCACACGCCTGCGTCCCACACAACGCGGACAACAATTTTTGAATGACCTGCAATTGCTGTTCTTGCCCGCGCCGTCAACGGAAACTCACTGA
- a CDS encoding alpha/beta fold hydrolase, producing MQQATEVSSIRRQKSSAQKPKRPLPMVLLRLLFRSFGLMAPASTARLANYLWFRPQRHNPPAREEVLLLEARCYPLRHAGKQISVYAWGTGPTVLLVHGWSGRGAQLGEFVQPLVDNGYRVVAFDAPAHGRSTGEETTLPEISDLIQRIAQEFAPAHAVIAHSFGVACALYALRTHAFAQRFVAIGAPATLDDLLRVFAAELALPTSVVTNVRQLIAQRFGADAWDRFSPQVMARQMTMPALIVHDTDDRDIPWQGGAALANAWPQAQFLRTDGLSHRRLLRDADVIARIVHFIGPAAP from the coding sequence ATGCAACAAGCCACGGAAGTGTCGTCGATCCGCCGACAAAAATCATCGGCACAGAAACCCAAGCGACCGCTACCGATGGTGCTGTTGCGCCTGCTATTCAGATCGTTCGGGCTAATGGCGCCGGCGAGCACGGCGCGACTCGCGAACTATCTTTGGTTTCGACCGCAGCGTCACAATCCGCCGGCGCGCGAAGAAGTATTACTGCTGGAAGCCCGCTGCTATCCGTTGCGGCACGCCGGCAAACAAATTTCGGTGTACGCCTGGGGTACAGGACCGACCGTGCTCCTGGTACACGGCTGGAGCGGACGCGGCGCGCAGCTCGGTGAATTCGTGCAGCCATTGGTCGATAACGGTTATCGCGTCGTCGCGTTCGACGCGCCGGCGCATGGGCGTAGCACCGGCGAGGAAACAACGTTGCCGGAGATCAGCGATCTCATCCAGCGCATCGCGCAAGAATTCGCGCCAGCGCATGCCGTGATCGCCCATTCGTTCGGTGTCGCCTGCGCACTTTACGCGTTGCGCACCCATGCGTTTGCCCAGCGGTTCGTCGCTATCGGCGCACCGGCGACACTCGACGACCTGCTACGTGTATTCGCCGCCGAATTGGCCCTGCCCACGTCCGTCGTTACTAACGTCCGGCAATTGATTGCGCAACGCTTCGGTGCTGACGCGTGGGACCGCTTCTCGCCGCAAGTCATGGCGCGGCAAATGACGATGCCGGCACTGATCGTGCACGACACCGACGACCGCGACATACCCTGGCAAGGCGGTGCCGCCCTCGCCAACGCCTGGCCGCAGGCGCAATTCCTGCGTACCGATGGTCTGAGCCATCGCCGGTTGCTGCGGGACGCCGATGTGATCGCGCGCATCGTCCATTTCATTGGACCGGCGGCGCCGTAA
- a CDS encoding helix-turn-helix domain-containing protein, whose translation MTQRISLLAYDHCLASAVLGASDLFHAANMVAARIAPQAPPPFATQIVTGDGQPASAGNGYRIQPDYALAEAPPAQLIMLPGICIVEPKALLAALARLQPLTEWLRIQHTGGSWLGASCSANFLLADTGLLDGQPATTTTWYAELFEQRYPQVRLDRGAVLTHTDRIVCSAGPLSYIDLALYLIEQLATRELARACARFIVMDNRRGARSPELIQHHARTYDPLITKADRWMRANLKRDIRMQDIAAHVAVSLRTLMRRFKEATGASPQAYLQQLRLEAGKALLANTKLRLDQIVERVGYQDDSAFRRLFKRHTNLSPREYRQRFGRT comes from the coding sequence ATGACACAACGCATCTCACTACTCGCCTACGATCACTGCTTGGCGTCGGCTGTGCTCGGCGCCAGCGATTTGTTTCACGCCGCCAACATGGTTGCCGCCCGTATCGCCCCGCAAGCGCCACCGCCGTTCGCCACGCAAATCGTGACAGGCGACGGTCAGCCGGCGTCTGCCGGTAACGGCTACCGCATTCAACCGGATTACGCGCTGGCCGAGGCACCGCCGGCACAGCTCATCATGTTACCTGGCATTTGCATCGTCGAGCCGAAAGCGTTGCTGGCCGCGCTCGCGCGGTTGCAGCCGCTGACCGAATGGCTGCGCATCCAACACACCGGTGGCAGTTGGCTCGGCGCCAGCTGTTCGGCGAATTTTTTGTTAGCGGATACGGGATTGTTGGACGGCCAGCCGGCGACCACCACAACCTGGTACGCCGAGTTGTTCGAACAGCGTTACCCGCAAGTGCGCCTCGATCGCGGCGCTGTGCTCACGCACACCGATCGCATCGTTTGTTCTGCCGGCCCGCTGTCGTACATCGACCTAGCGTTGTATCTCATCGAACAGCTTGCCACGCGCGAGCTGGCACGCGCCTGCGCTCGCTTCATTGTCATGGACAATCGTCGCGGCGCGCGTTCGCCCGAGCTGATTCAACATCACGCCCGCACCTACGATCCGCTTATTACCAAGGCCGACCGCTGGATGCGCGCCAACTTAAAGCGCGACATCCGTATGCAGGACATCGCCGCGCATGTTGCCGTCAGCCTACGCACGCTCATGCGCCGCTTCAAAGAAGCGACCGGCGCCAGCCCGCAGGCGTACCTACAACAGTTGCGGCTGGAAGCCGGCAAGGCGTTGCTCGCCAACACTAAGCTTCGACTCGACCAGATCGTCGAACGCGTCGGCTATCAGGATGACAGCGCTTTCCGCCGTTTATTCAAGCGCCATACCAATCTATCGCCGCGCGAATATCGCCAACGTTTCGGCCGTACGTAA
- a CDS encoding methylated-DNA--[protein]-cysteine S-methyltransferase: MADDYTRIERAIHYLTQHAREQPRLEQVAAHIGLSDYHFQRLFSRWAGISPKRFLQYLTAEHARELLRASRSVLDVSFEAGLSSAGRLHDLTLAIHAAAPGDIKSGGAGLTLHYGVHSSPFGDCFIAVNERGICALEFLAPTSAAQALAHLKQTWPAASLKSSPARTAPTAKQLFSSKRHRTAPLPLFVRGTNFQIKVWEALLRIPAGYVLSYEDVARYLDMPNATRAVASAVANNDIAFLIPCHRVIRKTGVIGEYRWGASRKQALLAWESAHSVKGGSSLSPYTGRGVV; the protein is encoded by the coding sequence ATGGCTGACGATTACACCCGCATCGAACGAGCGATTCACTACCTCACGCAACACGCGCGCGAGCAGCCGCGCCTCGAGCAAGTTGCCGCGCATATCGGTCTCAGCGATTACCACTTTCAGCGTTTATTCAGCCGTTGGGCCGGCATCAGCCCGAAACGATTTTTGCAATATCTAACCGCCGAGCACGCGCGTGAGTTGTTGCGCGCGTCGCGCAGTGTGCTCGACGTCTCGTTCGAGGCCGGATTATCGAGCGCCGGACGGCTGCATGACCTCACGCTGGCGATTCACGCGGCGGCGCCGGGCGACATTAAAAGTGGCGGCGCCGGCTTGACGCTTCACTACGGTGTGCACTCGAGTCCGTTCGGCGATTGCTTCATCGCCGTCAACGAACGTGGAATTTGCGCCCTGGAATTTTTGGCGCCGACCAGCGCCGCGCAAGCGCTCGCCCATCTCAAGCAAACGTGGCCGGCGGCGAGCTTGAAGTCGTCGCCAGCGCGGACGGCGCCGACCGCGAAGCAGCTCTTCAGCAGCAAGCGGCATCGGACCGCGCCGTTGCCGTTGTTCGTGCGCGGGACCAACTTTCAAATCAAAGTGTGGGAAGCGTTGCTACGGATTCCGGCGGGTTATGTCTTGTCCTATGAAGACGTGGCGCGCTATCTCGATATGCCGAATGCCACGCGCGCGGTCGCCAGTGCCGTCGCCAATAACGACATCGCGTTTTTAATTCCGTGTCATCGCGTGATTCGTAAGACGGGTGTTATCGGCGAGTATCGTTGGGGAGCGTCGCGTAAGCAGGCGCTGCTGGCGTGGGAGTCGGCGCATTCAGTAAAGGGCGGAAGTTCCCTCTCCCCGTACACGGGGCGAGGGGTTGTATGA
- a CDS encoding YbhB/YbcL family Raf kinase inhibitor-like protein, with protein MKTQRFAKFLIAATATLLLAQSVAAADKHQFTVSSPTITANGAIPEKHYGNNFGCSSSNISPALSWRGAPAGTKSFAITFYDHDAPTGSGLWHWVAYNVPADVTSLDEAAASSGKLPAGIVEGNTDLGKPGWFGPCPPVGRKHHYTYTVYALKTDKLDVPADASPALIGFNLWQQTIAKATLTATAGPRH; from the coding sequence ATGAAGACCCAGCGTTTCGCCAAATTCCTAATTGCGGCAACGGCAACGTTATTGCTCGCGCAATCGGTAGCAGCCGCGGATAAACATCAATTTACGGTATCGAGTCCAACGATCACCGCTAACGGCGCGATTCCGGAAAAGCATTATGGGAATAATTTCGGTTGCAGTAGTAGCAACATCTCACCGGCGCTCAGCTGGCGTGGTGCACCGGCCGGCACCAAGAGTTTCGCCATCACTTTCTACGATCACGATGCGCCGACCGGCAGCGGTCTTTGGCATTGGGTCGCGTACAACGTTCCGGCCGACGTGACGAGTCTCGACGAAGCCGCCGCCAGCAGCGGCAAGCTGCCGGCCGGCATCGTCGAAGGCAACACCGATCTCGGTAAGCCCGGCTGGTTCGGCCCGTGCCCACCGGTAGGCCGCAAGCATCACTACACCTACACGGTATACGCGTTGAAGACCGACAAGCTGGACGTACCGGCCGACGCGAGCCCGGCGTTGATCGGCTTTAATCTTTGGCAACAAACGATCGCTAAGGCCACGCTGACCGCGACCGCGGGTCCGCGGCATTAA
- a CDS encoding helix-turn-helix transcriptional regulator, which translates to MNAPYFENPLQQLPESNGPITRSGVGALLVTKIHQQQVIRRITFFEPSVCLLLDGRKTFHCDGLDTHFQNGHLMAVAAGFSTDVVAQPCAEQRICRTLQLTISQNTITEFVKTHALSALASTAISRFKMIAIDPALADNLRFTLRGIHDETHVSAAEAQHRLFGLLLALAERGVVFREPSAQTVAEQVRLYVATSPSTPWTAAIIADKLDMSEATLRRRLQAEQCRFQDIVVDIRLHHGLALLMTTQQPITQISLACGYDSASRFSERFRARFGTLPSQIRE; encoded by the coding sequence ATGAACGCACCTTACTTCGAAAATCCGCTGCAGCAGTTGCCGGAAAGCAATGGACCGATCACGCGGTCCGGTGTCGGCGCATTACTAGTGACGAAAATCCATCAGCAACAAGTTATTCGACGAATCACTTTTTTTGAGCCGAGCGTGTGCCTGCTACTGGACGGCCGCAAAACATTTCACTGTGACGGCTTGGACACACATTTTCAAAACGGACATCTGATGGCGGTCGCTGCCGGATTCTCGACCGATGTGGTGGCGCAGCCATGCGCCGAGCAACGAATTTGTCGGACGCTACAACTCACCATTTCGCAAAACACGATCACAGAGTTTGTCAAAACCCATGCGCTGTCCGCCTTGGCATCGACGGCAATCAGTCGCTTCAAGATGATTGCGATCGATCCGGCGTTAGCCGATAACTTGCGCTTTACCTTGCGCGGCATCCACGACGAAACGCACGTGTCGGCGGCGGAAGCGCAGCATCGGCTATTCGGGTTGCTGCTGGCGCTGGCGGAACGCGGTGTCGTCTTTCGCGAGCCAAGTGCGCAGACGGTCGCCGAGCAAGTGCGGTTGTACGTCGCGACCAGCCCTTCGACGCCGTGGACCGCGGCCATAATCGCCGACAAGCTCGACATGAGCGAAGCGACCCTGCGCCGCCGATTACAGGCCGAGCAATGCCGGTTTCAGGACATCGTCGTCGATATCCGACTACATCATGGTCTGGCGCTGCTGATGACGACGCAGCAACCGATTACGCAAATCAGCCTCGCCTGCGGCTACGATTCAGCATCGCGTTTCTCGGAGCGCTTTCGTGCGCGCTTCGGCACATTGCCGTCACAAATTAGAGAGTGA
- a CDS encoding DedA family protein, translated as MEFLSTFIDIVLHLDVHLTALLAQYGTWVYLILFVILFCETGLVVTPFLPGDSLLFVTGALAAGGGLDIRVVVPLLMAAVLIGDNVNYFIGRTIGPKVFGWEQSRFFNKRAFEKTHSYYETHGGKTIIIARFLPLVRTFAPFVAGIAHMSYVRYLSFCVVGAALWVGSLSLAGYWFGNLPFFKNNLTFVILAIIAISLLPVAIGYLRHRAAERAS; from the coding sequence ATGGAATTTCTCTCGACGTTCATCGATATCGTCTTGCACCTCGACGTGCATTTGACAGCGTTGTTAGCGCAATACGGCACGTGGGTATATCTGATCCTGTTCGTTATTCTTTTTTGCGAAACCGGATTGGTCGTCACGCCGTTCTTGCCGGGCGATTCGTTGCTGTTCGTCACCGGTGCACTGGCGGCAGGCGGCGGGCTCGATATTCGCGTCGTCGTGCCGTTGTTGATGGCAGCGGTACTGATCGGCGATAACGTGAATTATTTCATCGGCCGCACCATCGGACCGAAAGTATTCGGTTGGGAACAATCGCGTTTCTTCAACAAACGTGCGTTCGAAAAAACGCACTCCTATTACGAAACCCACGGCGGCAAAACCATCATCATCGCCCGCTTCTTGCCGCTGGTGCGTACGTTCGCGCCGTTCGTGGCCGGGATCGCGCACATGAGCTATGTGCGTTATTTGTCGTTCTGCGTCGTCGGCGCGGCGTTGTGGGTTGGCTCGCTAAGCTTGGCCGGTTATTGGTTCGGCAATCTTCCCTTCTTTAAGAACAATCTCACGTTCGTGATCTTGGCGATCATCGCCATTTCGCTGTTGCCGGTGGCGATCGGTTATCTGCGCCACCGCGCGGCTGAACGCGCTTCTTGA
- the rdgB gene encoding RdgB/HAM1 family non-canonical purine NTP pyrophosphatase, producing the protein MSRTIVLASSNAGKVREINQLLAALDLTVVPQSQFAVPDVDETGLTFVENAILKARNAAARTGQPAIADDSGLEVDALDGVPGVGSARYAGVGASDDANLRKLLAALNDVPEPQRTARFQCVMVYLRNAVDPTPVIAQGTWEGHILREPIGDNGFGYDPIFFVPEQKCSSAQLPPEIKNQLSHRGQALRSLLAALRRAPFPF; encoded by the coding sequence ATGAGTCGCACGATCGTGCTGGCAAGCAGCAACGCCGGCAAAGTCCGCGAAATCAATCAGCTGCTGGCGGCACTCGACCTCACGGTCGTGCCGCAATCGCAATTCGCCGTGCCGGACGTCGACGAGACCGGTTTGACGTTCGTCGAGAACGCCATTCTGAAAGCACGCAACGCCGCCGCGCGCACCGGCCAGCCGGCGATCGCCGACGATTCCGGGCTTGAAGTCGACGCGCTCGACGGCGTACCGGGCGTAGGTTCGGCGCGTTATGCCGGTGTCGGCGCGAGCGATGATGCGAACTTGCGCAAGTTACTCGCCGCGCTCAACGACGTACCGGAACCGCAGCGCACGGCGCGTTTTCAATGCGTGATGGTTTATTTGCGCAACGCCGTTGACCCGACGCCGGTGATCGCGCAGGGTACGTGGGAAGGACACATTTTGCGCGAGCCGATCGGCGACAATGGCTTCGGCTACGATCCGATCTTCTTCGTGCCGGAACAAAAGTGCTCATCGGCGCAGTTGCCGCCGGAGATCAAGAATCAGTTGAGCCATCGCGGGCAGGCGTTGCGGAGTTTATTGGCGGCGTTACGTAGGGCTCCATTTCCCTTTTAA
- the rph gene encoding ribonuclease PH, with translation MRPSGRAVDQLRSIRITRRYTRHAEGSVLIEFGETRVLCTVSVEERVPPFLKGKGQGWVTAEYGMLPRATKERTQREAAKGKQSGRTLEIQRLIGRALRSALDLSKLGERTLTIDCDVLQADGGTRTASITGGCVALVDALAHLKKRGLLLQDPLLHLVGAVSAGIYEGTAVLDLDYIEDSGADTDMNFVMNAGGGFIEIQGTAERGSFSPAQMQAMTDLAQRGIQQLIEKQQQALAEKL, from the coding sequence ATGCGACCCAGCGGCCGCGCCGTTGATCAGTTACGTTCGATCCGAATCACCCGCCGTTACACGCGCCACGCCGAAGGATCGGTGCTCATCGAATTCGGCGAGACGCGGGTGCTTTGCACCGTCAGCGTCGAAGAACGCGTGCCGCCGTTTTTGAAAGGCAAGGGCCAAGGTTGGGTCACCGCCGAGTACGGCATGTTGCCGCGCGCGACCAAAGAACGCACGCAGCGTGAAGCCGCCAAAGGCAAGCAAAGCGGTCGCACGCTCGAGATTCAGCGATTGATCGGCCGCGCGCTGCGCTCGGCGCTGGATTTGAGCAAGCTCGGTGAACGTACGCTGACCATCGACTGCGACGTGCTGCAGGCCGACGGCGGCACGCGTACGGCGTCGATCACCGGCGGCTGTGTCGCGTTGGTCGATGCGCTGGCGCATTTGAAAAAACGCGGATTATTGCTGCAGGACCCGCTGCTGCATTTAGTCGGCGCGGTATCGGCCGGCATCTATGAGGGCACGGCGGTGCTCGATCTCGACTACATCGAAGACTCGGGCGCCGACACCGACATGAATTTTGTGATGAACGCCGGCGGCGGCTTCATCGAGATTCAAGGTACCGCCGAACGCGGCAGCTTCAGCCCGGCGCAAATGCAAGCGATGACCGATTTGGCACAGCGCGGCATTCAACAACTCATCGAGAAACAACAGCAAGCGCTGGCCGAAAAACTATGA